Sequence from the Pristiophorus japonicus isolate sPriJap1 chromosome 10, sPriJap1.hap1, whole genome shotgun sequence genome:
ctgctgcgcccgcttgagATCTCGGTCCGGAGGCCTCTTGTGACTGCGCGCCACAGCGCGTTCACGTCGGGCTGTCCGCAGGTGTCACGTGGGCATGGAcatccaatcacaggtaagtattttctcattcatagtaataggagattcataagttacaaatctcctattactatgaaagagaaaaaccccaaaacgcacaaacaattcataaaacatttaaaaaaacacctcacacaatacactaatagaaattaaagttgttgtacatgttttttaaagaaaaatatttgctgatttaaaaaaaaagttaaggatagggtttaaaataacattatctgagtgggcagggttttaacataaatatgttttttaaaattttattttaatcatgttttttataggtttttaaactcttaggCCTGtaaaaaagtaggctatgcacctgcttttatcaggcgcaagagttttgaggacatttgctgggcaagatatgcagaaatcccacaatcttgcctgtacaaatgtcctcgctcctgcgcattgtgcgctgaaaactggcttttctgttgGAATTTCTACCCCGAGCACAAAAGATTGCAGAAACCCGATTTGAGCCAGATGTAATTTGTGCTTGAAATTTCACAATTTTTTGCACGGGTTTGGCCAATTTTGGGTGAATTTTGCCGGAAACAACAGCACAATCTAGTGGAAACTCTTAACCGTTTAAATTCAAAGATGTTAAATGCTTTATTTTTTACTCTGTCCTTTATTTACTATTATAAATTTTCTTGTACAGTGTACTTATTGGTTATAAACTCCTTTTCCTTCTAAGAAAATAACTTTAGAACATTTGTCTGTTTTCTTCTTCCTACTGCCTTCCACCATCTATTGAGTAATTTCCAAAAACTAGTCTTTGAAAACCAGCTCCAAAGGCTGTTTAATCAGCCACAGAAAAGATTGCCCTCTTTGTGGCAGGCTCAATTTTTGATGCATAACAATGCATCAAAGCAATACTATTAGCTGAGTGAACTAACCTTGGCATGGTGGGGGTTAAATTACTTCCTTCTAAATCAAAATGCATGAAAGGAGATGTACTTCTTTGTCTAGGTGATTGTCCCTGAAATTTCAAATATGCATGCGGCCACATTACTTACTGCTatttagaggaggaggaggaggatgggaaaGGGCATTTGTATACAGTACTTCAATCAAACAGGCTTTAAAGAGGAGCTTTGCTAGGTTATAAAATATACCATCTAAACTGGAAGAGTATGGAAAACTCACAGTGAAGAGAAAGTAGCAGACAACAAGTTATCGCAGCGTGCTCTTGTACACCTCCCAGCATCTGATGCTTAATGTGATAAAATATAAAATATGCGGGGATTGAGAAAAGAACTTAAAGATCAGAGGTCTAACGATTCTGCACAATTGACAACATAAAGATTTGGCTAAATTGTTGATGTGTAGCTGCTGCTGATGTGCTTTTGCTATTTAACACTTTCAATTTAAGACTCTTATTGACTGTTGTGCAAGTTTTCCACCTGATTTTTGAGTAATTAGCATCACCAGTCCAAGCCTATGTAACACAATGAAAGGATACCAGATAACTTTTAACTACTTTTTTAGGTTTTACCCTTTTAGCATCATCTATCAGGCACTATTTTCTAGCCTAGAAGGGAGGCAAACTACCTGTTCCTAGTGTTCCAGCAATGCTGCTCTGTAGCCTTCTGCTATGTGGTCTCCGTTGAGTCAAATGCTGATTTGCTCAGTATCTCTGAAGAAAGAGTCTGGCTTCACTTGCTACATTCTCTTCATAATCTGGGAGAAATCATGAATTTGGCAGGTAATGAAATCAGAGCCTGACACTTTGTGACACAGATTAACTTCCAATTTTCCTTTTTAAAGTGATCCTAACACCTCCCTCAGCTCACACATTCATATCAATTCAGTCAGCTCCAAAATCACCCAATTTTCTCAATCACTAACTTTACTATTCAGTATTTCAAATAACCTCTTGGCATCTAAACACCACAGGTATGGTATTGGACGATGTGATGTAATTTAACCACACAATTGATTGGCATCCCATTTTTTTTACATGATGCCGATATACtgccagagactgacagcacagaACTGTATTTTTCACATTCTGAATTTTGCACAATAAGAGGCCCATGTCATAAGTAATAGAAGCATCTGGATGATACTTCTCAGATGCAGAACATGAGCAGGAAACTTCAAGAAAGGGATTTCCTCTTTAGCAATACACCACATGACATAAAGTTGTACTCAATTTTAAAGTCTCAAAGTTACGTGATACCACATCCGTTTTATTTCATGTTATAGCAGACCACTGTTTTCTTGAAGTGGTTGTTTGAAATATGAAATCCCTGTCCCCTTCTTTAAAGTTCATAAATACACAAACAATTTTTGCAGAACTATTCTACTCTCTTCTTGTAATTTTGTCACCTTACCTCTCTTTTAATGAAGTTGTTACGATATAATTCCACAGAAACCATAGAACCTCAAGTACCTTACATAAAGAGCTATTGCTCTTTTAACCTACTTGTTGAGCTATTTGTCTGTAGCAGTGGTCACAACCATGGCTAATCCTGTTCTCACCAAATGCCCACACCTGCACTTGTTGACTTTCCAGCATGAGTAACTAGTTAGCAATAAGAAAGTGGAATTCCAGTCAATATTGACTGAACAGGACCTCAAGTTAAGACCTCGGGTCTGAttttcctcccccaccctctccccatgcaTCTGGGCGCTAGTCAGACAGAGTACGCCTGAAATGCGTTCCTCCTGATATGATCTGAACATGGCTGGATTTCAGGTTCAGACCACATGCCAACAATACGCAGCCTCAGTTGAGCTTGAAGCCCCATATCAAATCCATCACTAAGACTCATTATTTGCACCTTTGCAAATTCACTTGCCTCAGCCTTTACTCCACTCCAATTGGTGTTGAAGctctcagccatgcctttgttacttctccaGCACTCTAATCCTCAGCCTCAAGAGATCCCTCCTATACAAAttccaactcatccaaaactctcctaTTGCTCACTTAGATCTCTCTGTCAGCCTGTTCTCGCCGACCTTCATTGTTTAACTGTCCCACAACACATTGaaatcaaagttctcatccttgtttataaatatcTTCACGGCCTTGCTCCATACCACCAGTGCAACCTCCATCAACCCTATGCACCAGCTCTGTATCCTCCCTTCCCTCTGTAGAGCCATGccctccaccggtacgctcgcggccttccgtgagaagtgggcgctggagggactggagtgcattatcacccccggcaaccaaattttaatttgattttatatgttttaaagtttaatttgttttaattgccgggttttagtgtcccccttcccttttatagggggcacttgtaaatttatgctttcagtgcctcccaaaaaaaccacaaaaaaaaacacaaaaaaaaacaaagggcacttgtttgaaagtgtttggagtgtcccctaagtcagggggcacttgagttaatgtttattttctcgaatcaaaagagttgtagagccatgcccatcagccggtccaggcagcgggcggtcgagggggtcattcagcctgactgtctgcctctcttccgctcttacatccaggccagggtgtccttagagatggagcatgcggtgtccaccggtatgctcgcggccttccgtgagaagtgggcgccggagggactggagtgcatcatcacccccggcaaccaaattttaatttgattttatatgttttaaagtttaatttgttttaattgccgggttttagtgtccccctccccttttatagggggcacttgtaaaatttatgcttttactgccaaaaaaaaagcaaaaaaccccccccccaaaaaacaaaaacaaaaaaaaaagggcagttggaaagtgtctggagtgtcccccagatcgggggcacttgatttaatgtttattttgtccccaaaagagttgtagagccatGAATTCCAAAACTCACATTAACAACTTCCTCCCCACCTTCaaaaaccactttaaaactatctcTTCAAAATTGTTTTCTCTTATCGCTTCCATTTCTTCTGCTACTGCTTCACATTTGTTCCTCTTATGTTAACAGTTTTGGATGTTTATGACatcaaaggccctatataaatgcaagttgttgttaaactGTGACAGGCATGAGACCATACCATGAAAATAATGAAAAAAATGGGAACTCCAGGAAATTAATATTTTCCAAAATATTAATGTCTAGAGCTCATTCATTCCTTCATATTTAACATGAATCCTTTGTTCGAGTTTGAGAGTTTGTAATAATCATTTATTCAACACAGGAGAGGGGAAAACTGGGGGAAGAAATTAGTAAGAAAATAACAAGGTCAAATTTATTGTTGTCAATAAAGTCAGACTCATTTTCACACTCCTAGGGAGAGAAATTCGTGTCATTTTGGGGTGCAAACGACTTCTCGCCCAGGGTGTGGGGTTGCTACCGACTCCTGCGAAATTCCACGGGAGTGAGTGGAGGTGCTAACTGGTAGTGCCCCGCTCCTGCTGGTAACGCCCTGGGCTGCTGcgctgatgtcatcactgtgcgtgGCAACCCATTTTCGCCCCAGAGCAAAAATTCATTAGCGCCCCATGAGGGTGTCGTGGGCGATATCCGCGGCAGCCTCGCGGGCCGTGAACCGGGCTTCAGTCTGCTTGCAGGGCAAAAAAGTAAAGGGGAGATGTGGCGAAGACATTTTGAAAAATAGCCTTGCTAACCTGAAATCGCGGGGTTCGTGACACGGTGTTGCAGCCTgacactctgcttctgtgccgggctacTGCCATGGCACCCCACTCCCCAGTGACCCTTCTCCCCGATGCAGAGTTCGCAGTGTGTCCTCCCCGTTAACGGAAGGATAGGGCCCTACATTCCCACCAGCGCTACATGGCTCTCCACATTGCGCTGGAAAATTCCTGTGGTTAGCGCCGCAGTCccagccccaagaggaagtggagcacgtgacattacattccacttcctctcaggggctgTAACCCCAATTTAATTGCCGGGACTGGACTTCCTGTgcctggtgcaggaagtcccgTCTTGCCTCAGTTACTGAATTTTGCTCCCCTCGAATCTTTTTTCTTTATATGGCTGATTTTCCATTTTATACTCTTCAGTGTATATGTGTTCCACTTCAATGTCATAGTTTGCCAGTTTAGATTTCTTTGACGTTGAGAGACCAAAGGTTTTTATTAAAGCTTCAGATTTTCACTGCCTTATTTTTAACTTCCCCATTTGTTGTCACTTCTCTATCTATATATTTCAAATAAATCCTTCAAATAAAATAATGTAGCTACTTAAACATGGTGACCAGGCAGACAAGTAGATTAGTTAACCTTTTTCGGTCTCATGTCTTTCTTTAAGATGTTGCAAGTTTCTGGGGAGCTTTGAGTAGTGACAGGTGAATTTCTCATGTCATTATTTATTCCAATTGCCTAAATGAATGTTGTTATCCAATAATAATTCCAACAAAGTAATTGCTATAATTGGGCATTTCACCttcgaaaggatatattggccttggaagaagtgcagcacagattcaccagaactccaagggttaaattatgaagagagattacatagactaggcttgtatttcttGGAATAttgaaggttaaggagtgatttgattgaagtttttaggTTTTTGAAAGGAATTTATAGggttgagagagagaaactgttcctgctGGTGGGGAATTCTAGGACAAATAGACGTTAACCTTACAATCAGAGCCAGGCCAGTCAAAAGATagttaggaaatacttcttcacgcaaacagtggtagaagtgtggaactctctccaacAAAAAACGATAAAtggtagctcaattaataattttaaatctgagatcaatagatttttgctggacaaatatataaaaggatatggagccaaagcgggtgggtggagttaagatacatatcagccatgatctcattgaatggtggaacaggctcgaggggctgaatggcctcctcctgttcctattttccaaTAACATTGCAAGCAAATTCATTTTGCCTTTGATTACATTTTCTGTTTTGTTTTTAGCCATAACTGCATGGAGGTTTATCCCACGTTTCTTGCTTTACTGTGGACTGCTGGACTTTTTTGTAGTCAGGGTAAAGTATAATTTATATAATTTACATATGAAGAATCCACCTGTAGTTTGTGAAATGAAAACCATGCATTTCTCTTATTCTGTTACTTCATTTATCTACTAATATTCCCTCTCATGTGTCTGCCAGGTTTTAAAGATAATACAGGTCATTTTGAGACTACGGTAGAATTTTGTACCAAAATTAAAGTAACATTATGGATTATTCCACAATAGATAAAGGGGAATTGATGACTGATATTGATTTACAAAGTACTAATTCTTATCACAAGGTTGTAATGCTTTCCACTGTGAGAATGATGGACAAGAAGTTTATAAAATTGCAGCATTTGCAGCAAAATCCAATTACTATCCCAAACTCACAAAATTAAGGCCTGGATTTTCCTCAATTATTCCTCCACAATTATCTCCAAAATGAGGTGGTATAGCAGAGGAAGATCAAGGATTTTAGGAGGTAAATCAAGGAAAATAGTGTGGGAAAGCTCCCAATATATCCTTGCCCTACTTAACTttacctcccccatccctggaaggAAGGCCTCTGGCTGCCCTTTACCAACCTGCTGCATATCAGTCATGGTGGGAAGGTGGGCCAGCAACTTGCCCGGTTTTCAGGCCTTCCCCTCATACTACTGCTAATCCCAGAGGCCAGCAGGACAGGGATGATAGTAGTTGCTGGAGTAACAGCAGACGTCCCAGTGATGACCATTTGGGAGGAAGGGAGCCCAGTATTGGGCACCTCACCCTCTACTGTGTCCCTACAATATTACTTCTTTAGGCCTAAGCTCAGTATGAGGCCTAAAAAAAAATCTTCAGATCTTCAAGGCTCTTCTGCCCCTTTAAGTGGCTTTCACTTGTGCAATGGGTGTCATATTGCAGCaccatctgcatcttcctctttcTCAGTGGCAAGCTTCCCTTGGTGGCAGAGGTCCAACTGGGAACCTGACCTCCATACTTGATGATTCCCAACCCAAGAAACGGGGTTGGAGTCACAGAGACGTTGGTGCATCAGGCAGAAGACCTACCCCAACCATCCTATGGTGACAAGAGGGAAATCCAACCCCTTTATCTTTTATAATATATAGTCTGAAAAGTTAACAGCTTTGAGTAACAAGTCGACTTAAATATGTTTAAAGTCTAGTTCAGCATCTTATTGTTAAGCTTGTAGCTTTAACAATAGGATAGCCTGATCTCAAACAAACTCATCCTTCCAGAGTTGGCTATCTCGTCTCTCTCTTGTCACCTGTGCTCGACTCTGGGGATACCAGCATGATAAATCTCCATTTGTAGATGAGGCATCCATTCCCTCCTGGGTCACATGCCACTTTACTGGGTTGAAAAAACTGTGTTTAGACCATTTTCCCGAGGTTTCTGTGGCTCTTCTGCCAATGTTATAGCAAATGATTAAGAGAACCATGAAAATTCACCCCTGCAATCTTTAATACATTTAATTCCACAAGGTGCAACCCTATTCAGATAACTGACCAATCTGTGTGAGGTTTTACTTTAGGTGTCAACCTTCTTAAAGGAGATGCATGACAAGGAATTATAAGAGTTAATTTTAATTATAAGACACGAACTAGACTTTTTGTAGCTCATTACACCTTTTATTTTCCTGGCCTTAAATAATGATAATCCCAGACAGTACCAGATAAAAGTGATGTGCCTTTAAGTCATTCTCTGTCATGCTTTTCTTGCTGAAACAGCATAACCTAAATGTTATCTCTGGGTTTGGGACTTTGACAGCCTAGGTCCACCAGCTCTGGTTGTGAAAATTCCTTTATATTCAGCCTGCTGAAGTACCCATAATTCTTAGAATTTACTTTCTATTTTCCCAGCGTTCAGTGGGATTGTTGCAAAGACCATTTGAAGTGGGCATTGTCTAAATTCGCTCATATTTTCAGGTTACAGGTTAAGAATTGATGGTTTGTTGTTTTGCAATAAAGAATACTGTTCTGTGATTTAATTTTTGTCAGCTCCTGCAGCCTTCGCTGGATTGTTGTATTTGGTGGTGAGGCACAAATACTTCGTGGGCTATTTAGGAGAAAACAGTCAAAGGTAATAGTTACTTTTTGTTCCACAAACACTTCTTTAAATATAGATCTGTAACTTAAGGTACCACTGATAGTAGTCACCAGAATGCTTGTCTTTGTATTTAATGgttcaattattttttttaaaatgtgatgaattTTTGTGCTTGTTGGGTAAAGGTTGAGATGTTGATGCTGAGGAACAGAAAATAGTTCCCAATTTTGTTACTCATCTTTGGGATCAGGTCAGGTTTATTAAATAGCAGTTCCAGAATAAAGTTCTTTATTCTGTCCCAACTACAACCTCAGAAGAGGTCCCCCTACTGCAGCACCAGTCAGCCTCGCACCAGTAAGCATCTAGAGGCCATTATACAGGATAACATTTTTCCACCCAGCCCGATTGGCAGGCTGCCTGTGAGCACAGGTTCAGCACTTGCATCTCAACGATCAGATGAGGCCTAGCTCTCAAAATGGCTCATCAGGCAAGTGGTGCAATTGTACTGCCCACCTTTCTCCTGACTTATCGTCAACTCTGTAGCGTCTCAATATTGCCCTGTAATTCCTATCTTATTTAGAAACAACTCCTCTTTTATCCAACTGTCCAAATGTCTGCTGTTATTTCCACAGAAATAGGGTAAACATTGTGGTTTCCTCATTCTTTAACAAATACCAAACCACCTTCTGCAATCAAGTTCCTTTGTTCAAGTGTCAGCAATGGTCCTGTTTTGTAGCTAGATTTTGAAAACTTTGTTATCACATTGCCTCATTCAGGCCACTGTGCAGTGGTAAGTCTGCCACAATCTAAGTCAATGGAAAGTAAACTTGCGGCAAGATGTAAAATGGGCATTTAATCTGATCTCATCTGTTTGTTGTCGGAGGGAGGGTTTAGGTTAAAATTACCATCTGTAAGAAGGATATTTAGAGAGGGTACAATACAGATTCACTAGAATTGAGAAATACAAGTATAAAGAAAGACTAGAAAAATTGGGGCTTTTTTCATTGGATCAACTCAGATTACAGAGCAatgtgatagaagtgtttaaaattatgaaaggatgggacagggttGTTGGAACCAAACTTTTTCTAGTAGTTGAGGCATCAAGAACCTGAATCCGCTTGTCACTGCCAGCACCTGAATCTGACAGGCATGCCTGGTGAGATCAGATGAACCTGAGCCAATTGTATGCCGGGAGATACTAGGAGTAGGACCACCAAAGTTAGGGAGTCCCTGCCCTTGGCCTAGCCACCTTATATCGATGGCCTTGTAGGGCAGGAAGAGGCTCTGCCCGTGCAAAACCAGACAGGAAACTCTATCTTAGTGCCAGGACCTAACGGATCCAGATCCTGCCAGAATTTGCGGGTGTTTTGGCAGATTTGCCACTGGATTTATGATGGGAGTTCCACAGAACGCCCGCACAATTTCGGAGCCAGTAtacatcagctccgctgggcaggccacatagttcgcatgccaaacatgagactcccaaagcaagcgctctactcggaacttgtccacggcaaatgagccaaaggtgggcagcggaaactttactaggacaccctcaaagcctccctgataaagtgtgacatccccaccgacacctgggagtccctggccaaagactggccctaagtggaggaagtgcatccgggagggcgctgagctcctcgagtctcgtcgccaagagcatgcagaaatcaagcgcaggcagcggaagaagcgtgcagcaaaccagactccctgcccactctttccatcaaccactgtctgtcccacctgtgacagagactgtggttctcgtgttggactgtacagtcacctaagaactcatgctaagagtggaagcaagtcttcttcgattccgagggactgcctatgatgatacctcCACTATAGCCTTGGGTAAATGGGCAACGTAGGAGAAACATGTGTTTTGTAGTCTAACTTATCATTGATTTCAATACCAGTACTCTTTAATCCTATAGATCAGCTGGAGATGTATTTTTTGTGAGGGCAAGGCACCTGTATTATTGTTTTTCTAAAGATGTGATACTGACCTGAGTGAGGAGACTGAGGACTATTAAAACTCAAGAGAGCTGGTTTTATGAATGCGTGCTTTGCAGCAGTGAGCTTTTTTTTCCCTTGGGAGAGTGTATCAGGAAACTGTGGGAGCACACCTGGGGTTTCCCAAAATGCAGTTCCTGCAGGCAAGACCAGCACCATGACACGGGCATTTGTAAAAACATCTGTTCTTCAACTGAGCGGAATATTAATCGTTGTCGGGTGTGACAGTGGTGTCATGTCAGTACCTCAGCTGATGCACGTGCTTGCTCACCAGTTATTTAATGCAGATGGCCCTGCAGGCACTTTTATTTGTGGATTGTGATTTATACAAACATATTCAGTGATTTTCTAAAGATGCATTTCACTTATTTTTACAGCCTTCCTGGTTTCTTTTTTGGAAAACGTTTAATGGCATTCCTATTCATCATGGCGACCGCTGGAATTATCAACTATGCAACAAATTACTTTTGTGGAATCAACTTTCTGTATTACATTCAAACAGCCACAAAAGCCTCTGCTGCATTGCTTCTTATTCCCTAATCAAGTAGGAGTCATTGTTAACGTAATCATTTAACCTTTAATGACTCCAAATCATTTGCTAACATGTCTAACCATATTCTATTTGTGGTATTTTGAATAAAAAGTTAAGTGCAGAATTTAATGTTCACATTATttcctttatcatcatcataggcggtccctcgaagcgaggatgacttgcttccatgccaaaaagggatgagttcacaggtgttttaatgaaggaactAATACTcctgatcccgaactacatccagaaggttggaagatgcctgtgtgtgaattttattaacgtggtggctgttgcacaccagccatcacatgggcttgacagagctaggtcttggtccagtggcaaggattacccaaaacgactggagaccagctctgctgcacggacctagcgcacacatatcgcagtgtgggctggcccatgctgcccctgggcccttgcctcttctggaccccaaactcacgcctctcctgggccccggtattTTCTCTCtataaactcttgccgctccttcgtccctcctgctgtgcctgcccgcactgcaatcagcgacctggcttcgcagccatcaccctcctgcagtcgCACGttactccctccaatggccccggcttgctgatggtcttgcaggctgggaccgcgccgatttccaggccgggccaccgcacgctgctccctccaatgatgTACCAATAAAATTCAACTAGAACTTAATTATTTTTCAGGGCACCATATATATACACTGAGACACAAGATGTGACAGAGTCAGAGTTATGCTTCATTTATATTACAGCCATAGGACTCTAGTATAAACAAAACCCACTAGTGCCTTCAGTAGTATGGAGAGCCATCTCATTGCATGACCAGAGACAAAACACTTCTGCCGGCAAACATAAATGGGTGCCCGTAATGGTGCCACATGTTGAATCCTATCAATTGTTTCGATTGCGGGCAGGCTGGGTTTTGTAGCAATGCAGTTTTCACATTGATTGTCACTATGGACTTCCTTCGCCCCAACATCATGAAGGTTGATGAATAGAAGGTAAAGAATTGCAAACATGACTTATGATCAACAGTTCATGTACATGTGCAGTTGTTCCACTGTTGCCGCTGGTGCTCTGAAATTTATTCATAAATATAACCAGAATGGTCTGGAATATCCTCCACTGTACCTCCCCAAATTGGATAGTGTAgcagaaaaaaaaacaggaaaatcaGGCCGCACCCCTGCCAAACCTGAACTTCCCTCCCATTCCCGAACAGGGAAGGCTACTAGCTGCCGCACCACATGTAAATTATTGTGGAGAGCTGTGGCCCAGAAACCTGAACAATTTCCATGCCTTTCACCATTGCTTCCGCGAATTTCTAGGAAGTCCTTGGTGGTCCTCGGGGTAGAAGGCCTACTGATGCCCATTTTAGAGGGAAAGGGTCAAGTAGTAGGCATCTATCCCAAAAATCTTAATTAATATCATCCTTCCCTTCTTTGTAGTACTGCATCCCTCTTAAATTCAGCCTCCTCTTTTCTGGTGGTCACGGGTATCTCCCTGCAGCACTGCCTGCAGTTTCCTCCCGTGGCAGTGGCAGGGTACCACCAAAAGCTCAACGTGTACAGAGCTCCAACACAGAAGGAATGGTTGGGGTCACAATGGGCTAGGCCAGTGGGTGGATGTCCTGCCCCACCCTTCTCtagtggggggaggaggaaagtgCAGCCCAGTGAATCAAAGAAGTGGTTCTACAATATGAACTCATCATTCAGTTCCATCGGTGGCTGTACAACTTTCATTTTTTGACCAGCTCAGGTCTTAGTACTCTCATCTCTTgatcagaaagttatgggttcaagttccacaccAGAGTTTGTGCTtatataatccagactgacactgcaATGTAGtagatggagtgctgcattgtggaaATTGCTATCCTTTTAATGAGAGGACCTCGTCTGCTTGTTTCATTGATTCAGGTGTGCAGAAAAATTCCCATCACACAATTTGAAGAAGCGTTCTCCTGATGTCTTGGTGAACAATcctctctcaaccaatatcactaaaaaacataTTAGTTGTTCATTTatatcattgttgtttgtgggataacTGGTATAGCTGCAAAAGAATTGTCACAACACTTCAAAGTAATTCCTTTGACATTTACCATTCAAAAGAACCTGATATTTCTTGAATAATTTGGCATCATCACTCAGTGTTAATGGAATCAGCACAACTTAACAAAATCATGTACAATGGACGACTGTGTAACTCA
This genomic interval carries:
- the alox5ap gene encoding arachidonate 5-lipoxygenase-activating protein, with protein sequence MDVDILDNVIFLGTITVLSALQNVFFAYQLQNESIQKRSAHTAFDRVSVANHNCMEVYPTFLALLWTAGLFCSQAPAAFAGLLYLVVRHKYFVGYLGENSQSLPGFFFGKRLMAFLFIMATAGIINYATNYFCGINFLYYIQTATKASAALLLIP